A stretch of the Microcoleus sp. FACHB-672 genome encodes the following:
- a CDS encoding DUF2993 domain-containing protein, which produces MRETAGLGEQAINKIAEMALASQLHDAGELEVRIKTDLNKLARGEVESIAIKIAGLLMQANLRLEELQLQINRVTVKPFSALFGKIELTHPSDGTVRAVINEDSLSHALNNQSSSKNSRQNQGFDERKISGIHVQQLRCFFLADGHIVFNCEAILEKTNQAQSVAFTALPSIAMDGRKIVLQEVRDVEGKEPPTGLAAALVAQASEILSLPEFEEKGMSLQFQELELAAGKLTWQAAAHIEQFPSG; this is translated from the coding sequence ATTAATAAAATTGCTGAGATGGCGCTGGCAAGTCAATTGCACGATGCGGGAGAATTAGAAGTTCGGATTAAGACCGATCTCAACAAACTCGCACGGGGAGAAGTTGAGTCAATTGCAATCAAGATCGCTGGCTTATTAATGCAAGCAAATTTGCGCCTAGAAGAATTGCAGCTACAAATTAATCGGGTTACGGTTAAGCCTTTTAGCGCCCTGTTCGGCAAAATTGAACTGACGCATCCTTCCGATGGCACTGTTCGTGCTGTGATCAACGAGGATAGTCTCAGCCACGCCCTTAACAACCAATCTTCCTCCAAAAATTCTCGACAAAATCAAGGTTTTGATGAGAGGAAAATTAGCGGAATTCACGTTCAGCAACTGCGGTGTTTTTTCCTAGCCGATGGTCATATTGTTTTTAACTGCGAAGCAATTTTGGAAAAAACAAATCAAGCTCAATCCGTTGCCTTCACAGCCTTACCAAGCATCGCGATGGATGGGCGAAAAATTGTCCTCCAAGAGGTGCGTGATGTGGAAGGGAAGGAACCTCCAACCGGATTAGCAGCAGCTTTGGTGGCCCAGGCAAGCGAAATTTTAAGTTTGCCTGAGTTTGAGGAAAAAGGAATGTCTTTGCAATTTCAGGAACTCGAGCTAGCAGCCGGCAAGTTAACTTGGCAAGCTGCCGCCCACATTGAGCAATTTCCATCCGGTTAA
- a CDS encoding glycosyltransferase: MTHFGIICPPFPGHLNPQAALGRELQKRGHRVTFLQILDIELKVRSEGLNYWPIGQSLYRPGFLAETCEQLGKLSDLEALRYSLDFCRHITEIICEDAPGAIKEAGIEVLLVDQLEPAGETVAEFLGIPFICVSCAQAMHRRADVPPFFTPWSYQNSWWARLRNLAAYYMLDRSSQPILQTLNHYRQAWKLPAYRNLYASAARLAHISQQPAAFDFPNPNLPAHFHYTGPFRNASPRSVSFPFEQLTGQPLIYASLGSLQNTKHELFHTIAAACEGLDVQLVITHGGGMNAEAVQQLPGSPLVVEYAPQMEVLAKASLTITHGGLNTVLDSLSYGVPLVAIPITFEQPGTGARIRWTGTGEVIAVSSLSVPTLRATIQRVLTEDSYLKNALRIKQAIAQAGGVTRAADIVEQAVKAERPALKQAALGARK; this comes from the coding sequence ATGACACACTTTGGTATTATTTGCCCGCCGTTTCCGGGGCACTTAAATCCCCAGGCAGCCTTGGGACGAGAGCTGCAAAAACGCGGTCATCGCGTTACTTTTTTGCAAATTCTTGATATAGAACTTAAAGTGCGCTCAGAGGGACTGAACTATTGGCCAATTGGGCAGTCTCTTTACCGGCCCGGTTTTCTGGCTGAAACTTGCGAGCAACTTGGTAAATTGAGCGATCTGGAAGCGCTGCGCTACTCACTCGATTTTTGCCGGCACATTACTGAAATTATCTGCGAAGATGCCCCAGGCGCGATTAAGGAGGCGGGGATTGAAGTGTTGCTCGTCGATCAGCTCGAACCTGCCGGTGAAACAGTTGCAGAATTCCTTGGTATTCCTTTTATTTGCGTCTCTTGTGCTCAGGCGATGCACCGCAGAGCAGATGTTCCCCCGTTTTTCACCCCCTGGAGTTATCAAAATAGTTGGTGGGCGCGGCTTCGCAATCTGGCGGCTTATTATATGCTAGACCGCAGCAGCCAACCGATTCTGCAAACGCTCAATCACTATCGGCAAGCCTGGAAACTGCCGGCATACCGCAACTTGTATGCCTCTGCTGCCCGACTAGCCCACATTAGCCAGCAGCCGGCTGCCTTTGATTTCCCCAACCCCAATCTGCCGGCGCACTTCCATTACACCGGGCCATTTCGCAATGCCTCACCGCGATCAGTTTCTTTTCCGTTTGAACAGTTAACCGGCCAACCTCTGATCTACGCTTCACTGGGCAGTTTGCAAAACACGAAGCACGAACTTTTTCACACCATTGCCGCTGCTTGCGAAGGACTGGATGTGCAACTGGTGATCACGCATGGCGGTGGGATGAATGCAGAAGCCGTTCAACAACTTCCCGGTTCCCCATTAGTGGTTGAGTACGCCCCCCAAATGGAAGTGCTGGCTAAAGCGAGCTTAACCATTACTCACGGGGGACTGAACACGGTGCTCGATTCCCTCAGCTACGGCGTTCCCCTCGTTGCCATTCCCATCACCTTTGAACAGCCTGGAACCGGCGCACGAATTCGCTGGACGGGGACTGGGGAAGTGATTGCTGTATCGAGCTTGAGCGTTCCCACTTTACGAGCAACGATTCAGCGGGTGCTGACAGAAGATTCTTACTTAAAAAATGCCTTGCGGATCAAGCAAGCGATCGCTCAAGCCGGTGGGGTAACACGAGCTGCTGATATTGTTGAGCAAGCTGTTAAGGCTGAGCGTCCAGCGCTAAAGCAGGCTGCTTTAGGGGCTAGGAAATAG
- a CDS encoding SDR family NAD(P)-dependent oxidoreductase, which translates to MASTVLITGASEGIGKATALQFAREGYDLVLAARHADRLEAAADEVRLLGRSALAVPTDVTDSVQVSALIHKALEQFGKIDVLINNAGLYISGPADKFSLEDWHSCLDLNLWGYIHTIHALLPHFIERGTGTIVNISSIGGKVPIAYLVPYSTSKYAVTGLTEALHGELAPKGIHVCGIYPNIIKSNFLERAIFRGTDEQDTQARHDQVKQVLSVPVVEKPEDVAKAVWDGVKNKRAEVIVGSANMSKAAYSLLPGVMQWVFRRTFALKDNKVSR; encoded by the coding sequence ATGGCTAGCACAGTATTAATTACGGGTGCTTCAGAAGGCATCGGGAAAGCAACCGCGCTTCAGTTTGCTCGTGAAGGGTACGATTTAGTATTAGCAGCGCGTCACGCGGATCGATTGGAAGCGGCAGCCGACGAAGTGCGGTTGCTCGGACGTTCCGCACTTGCCGTCCCTACTGATGTCACCGATTCCGTGCAGGTGAGTGCGCTGATCCATAAGGCATTAGAGCAATTTGGCAAAATCGACGTGCTGATCAATAATGCCGGTTTATACATATCTGGGCCGGCAGACAAGTTTTCCCTAGAGGATTGGCACTCCTGCTTAGACCTCAATCTTTGGGGATATATTCACACAATTCACGCACTATTGCCGCATTTTATCGAACGAGGAACCGGCACGATTGTTAATATTAGTTCCATCGGCGGCAAAGTTCCCATTGCTTATTTAGTGCCTTACTCTACGAGCAAATATGCCGTCACCGGCTTAACAGAAGCACTGCACGGGGAACTAGCACCCAAAGGCATTCATGTTTGTGGAATTTATCCCAATATAATCAAAAGTAATTTTTTGGAACGGGCGATTTTTCGCGGCACAGATGAGCAAGACACTCAAGCACGTCACGATCAGGTGAAGCAGGTGCTAAGCGTTCCCGTCGTGGAGAAACCGGAAGATGTCGCCAAAGCCGTTTGGGATGGAGTCAAAAATAAGCGGGCTGAGGTAATTGTGGGTTCGGCAAATATGTCAAAGGCAGCTTATAGCTTGCTTCCTGGCGTAATGCAGTGGGTATTCCGGCGAACGTTTGCGCTCAAAGATAATAAAGTATCGAGATAA